One genomic window of Hydra vulgaris chromosome 03, alternate assembly HydraT2T_AEP includes the following:
- the LOC100214436 gene encoding early growth response protein 1-B has translation MEASNFEIYFQSAAVNQILGYDNSSSLLHSSSVPSCHQSSIYLEDLNSQAVPNVDNLKELDLSDEFNDYESYMSLNSSMDISKSNNKHEHDIFQDQVPSPSSFSCQSSSYDYPSPAYNPPTPPSYTSDGSSFCSSAESSYSSSVGSPYRSPSPLSCQSSSPTNFNHYSRDQTSNWWTQQQNIQKQEQWCMSHGIEFQHHPQNVDQLKQSSFGQCVLYDNMQSCLDKQKYLIEKIRLQFLAKQQEQADQNYMSLFSKMSQTEQDNIKYFKTNQTSAFQNPPKQISHPIDIPNTSALVNSMNCQSDFNIVKERCFEPLKSTKIPLNQRPYACPVDNCPRRFSRSDELTRHMRTHTGQKPFQCRICMRNFSRSDHLTTHIRTHTGEKPFACDICGRRFARSDERRRHMKIHLKEQQKKQDKELSKLSYLQSSTNQQSLNFILKSC, from the exons ATGGAAGcctcaaattttgaaatctattTTCAATCAGCTGCAGTTAACCAAATTCTTGGTTACGATAACTCAAGCAGCTTGCTTCATTCCTCATCTGTCCCATCATGCCACCAGTCATCTATATATCTAGAAGATTTAAATTCTCAAGCAGTGCCTAATGTTGATAACTTAAAAGAGTTAGACTTATCAGATGAGTTTA atGACTATGAATCTTACATGAGTCTTAACTCAAGCATGGatatatcaaaatcaaataataaacatgAGCATGATATTTTCCAAGATCAAGTCCCCAGCCCTTCTTCATTTTCTTGTCAATCAAGTTCTTATGATTACCCTTCACCTGCTTATAATCCACCTACTCCTCCCAGTTATACATCAGATGGTTCTTCTTTTTGCAGCTCTGCTGAATCTTCATATAGCAGCTCAGTTGGATCTCCTTATCGTTCTCCTTCACCTCTGTCATGCCAATCTTCTTCGCCAACTAACTTTAACCATTACAGTAGGGACCAAACTTCAAACTGGTGGACTCAACAGCAGAATATACAAAAGCAAGAACAGTGGTGTATGTCTCATGGGATAGAATTCCAACACCATCCTCAAAATGTGGATCAGTTAAAACAGAGTTCGTTTGGGCAATGTGTTTTATATGACAACATGCAAAGTTGTcttgataaacaaaaatatcttaTTGAAAAAATTCGCTTGCAGTTTTTGGCAAAGCAACAAGAACAAGCTGATCAAAATTATATGTCTTTATTTAGCAAAATGTCTCAAACTGAAcaagataatataaaatattttaaaacaaatcaaacttCAGCTTTTCAAAATCCACCAAAGCAAATATCTCATCCTATAGACATTCCAAATACATCTGCTCTTGTTAATTCTATGAATTGTCAATCAGATTTTAATATAGTAAAAGAAAGGTGTTTTGAACcattaaaatcaacaaaaataccTTTAAATCAGCGTCCTTATGCCTGCCCAGTTGATAATTGTCCACGAAGATTTTCAAGATCAGATGAGTTAACAAGACATATGAGAACTCACACTGGACAAAAACCATTTCAGTGTCGAATATGCATGAGAAATTTCTCTCGATCAGATCACCTAACAACACACATCAGAACACATACTG GTGAAAAGCCATTTGCATGTGATATATGTGGTCGTCGATTTGCACGTTCAGATGAAAGACGGCGTCACAtgaaaattcatttaaaagaacaacaaaaaaaacaagacaaGGAATTAAGCAAGTTGAGCTATTTGCAATCCTCTACCAATCAACAATCTTTGAACTTCATCTTGAAATCATGCTAA
- the LOC136078760 gene encoding uncharacterized protein LOC136078760: MRLNAAERESFRKRQKMFFEGFARSTIYDNLKRLETIQSFSDKKHPSRPTSWTREKKAELTRLVNNRKGVSQRKIGIKFGVNQSTIGRQLKKMNIKYRKREKTPKYTIEQQIKAKKRSRKLVNQLYNTKSLLVIDDEKYFCFAGDNMPGNSGYYTNNKKTCPESVRFIGKEKFPKKLLMWIAISDRGMSEPLFRTSKAVAINLSIYINECLEKRLLPFIHKYHEDFNYLFWTDLASSHYSKDSLNWMDQYVYYVDKESNLPNVPQARPIENFWGHLAQKVYEGDWQASTEQVLIDRIKLRLQEIDLNFLQSHMKGVRAKLRSIADGGVFSYKKQYIFIKR, from the exons atgaggtTAAATGCAGCTGAACGAGAATCTTTTCGAAAGcgacaaaaaatgtttttt gaAGGATTTGCTCGAAGTACAATATATGATAACCTAAAAAGACTTGAAACTATTCAGTCGTTTTCTGATAAAAAGCACCCTAGTCGTCCGACATCCTGGACTAGAGAAAAGAAAGCCGAATTAACGAGACTTGTCAACAATCGAAAAGGGGTCAGTCAGAGAAAAATAGGAATTAAATTCGGTGTAAATCAATCGACAATTGGTcgtcagttaaaaaaaatgaatattaaatatagaaaacgCGAAAAGACTCCAAAATACACTATAGAACAACAAATAAAGGCAAAGAAAAGAAGCAGGAAACTAGTTAACCAACTCTATAACACAAAATCGCTTCTAGTCATCGATGacgaaaaatacttttgttttgcaGGGGACAACATGCCTGGAAATTCTGGATACTACacaaacaacaaaaagacaTGCCCAGAAAGTGTTCGTTTTATAGGAAAAgagaaatttccaaaaaaattattaatgtggATAGCCATATCTGACCGTGGTATGTCCGAGCCATTGTTTCGCACTTCCAAGGCTGTAGCGATCAATTTGTCaatctatattaatgaatgttTAGAAAAACGACTTCTTCCATTTATTCACAAGTATCATGAAGactttaactatttattttggaCAGATTTAGCAAGTTCTCATTATTCTAAAGATTCTCTAAATTGGATGGACCAATATGTCTATTACGTTGATAAAGAATCCAATCTGCCAAATGTGCCTCAAGCACGaccaattgaaaatttttgggGACATTTGGCACAGAAAGTTTACGAGGGAGATTGGCAAGCTTCAACAGAGCAAGTTTTGATTGATCGCATTAAATTAAGACTACAAGAAattgatttaaactttttacagtCGCATATGAAAGGCGTCAGAGCAAAATTGAGATCGATTGCAGATGGTGgtgttttttcatataaaaaacaatatatttttattaaaagataa